A region from the Musa acuminata AAA Group cultivar baxijiao chromosome BXJ1-10, Cavendish_Baxijiao_AAA, whole genome shotgun sequence genome encodes:
- the LOC103972950 gene encoding uncharacterized protein LOC103972950 isoform X1, which produces MEGDEEKSGDFYAVLGLKKEGSMAELKNAYKKLAMKWHPDKCPASGNKIRMDKAKEKFQEIQKAYSVLSDSNKRFLYDVGVYDKDDEEDEEVRRRQLLIRSDLVDPFFISLWFSMQGMGDFIGEIAQMMSQSKPSGSGHESLEELHRQVVEMFLDELDAGDRFSSANQGASSCDGRDDGGGNKRGNWAVDWGKEKLNELGPGTGGFCFGVSRRVHSFDLMIDVVHLIHSDLTLE; this is translated from the exons ATGGAGGGGGACGAGGAGAAGAGCGGGGATTTCTACGCGGTGCTGGGGCTGAAGAAAGAGGGCTCCATGGCGGAGCTCAAGAATGCGTACAAGAAGCTGGCGATG AAGTGGCATCCCGATAAGTGTCCTGCGTCAGGCAATAAGATACGCATGGATAAAGCGAAGGAGAAGTTCCAGGAGATCCAAAAAGCCTACTCTG TTCTCTCCGACTCCAACAAGCGATTCCTGTACGATGTCGGAGTTTACGACAAAGACGATGAGGAAGATGAAGAGGTAAGACGAAGACAACTTTTAATTCGCAGTGATCTCGTCGATCCTTTTTTCATCTCCTTGTGGTTTTCTATGCAGGGGATGGGGGACTTCATTGGGGAGATCGCGCAAATGATGAGCCAGTCCAAACCCAGC GGGAGCGGCCACGAGAGCTTGGAGGAGCTGCATCGGCAGGTCGTGGAGATGTTCCTCGACGAACTGGACGCCGGAGATCGCTTCTCCTCGGCCAACCAAGGCGCGTCGTCCTGCGACGGCAGGGACGACGGCGGCGGTAACAAGCGTGGCAACTGGGCGGTGGACTGGGGCAAGGAGAAGCTGAACGAGTTGGGCCCGGGCACCGGCGGGTTCTGCTTCGGGGTGAGTCGCCGAGTCCACTCCTTTGATCTTATGATAGACGTAGTCCACCTCATCCATTCTGATCTGACTCTGGAATAG
- the LOC103972950 gene encoding uncharacterized protein LOC103972950 isoform X2: MEGDEEKSGDFYAVLGLKKEGSMAELKNAYKKLAMKWHPDKCPASGNKIRMDKAKEKFQEIQKAYSVLSDSNKRFLYDVGVYDKDDEEDEEGMGDFIGEIAQMMSQSKPSGSGHESLEELHRQVVEMFLDELDAGDRFSSANQGASSCDGRDDGGGNKRGNWAVDWGKEKLNELGPGTGGFCFGVSRRVHSFDLMIDVVHLIHSDLTLE; this comes from the exons ATGGAGGGGGACGAGGAGAAGAGCGGGGATTTCTACGCGGTGCTGGGGCTGAAGAAAGAGGGCTCCATGGCGGAGCTCAAGAATGCGTACAAGAAGCTGGCGATG AAGTGGCATCCCGATAAGTGTCCTGCGTCAGGCAATAAGATACGCATGGATAAAGCGAAGGAGAAGTTCCAGGAGATCCAAAAAGCCTACTCTG TTCTCTCCGACTCCAACAAGCGATTCCTGTACGATGTCGGAGTTTACGACAAAGACGATGAGGAAGATGAAGAG GGGATGGGGGACTTCATTGGGGAGATCGCGCAAATGATGAGCCAGTCCAAACCCAGC GGGAGCGGCCACGAGAGCTTGGAGGAGCTGCATCGGCAGGTCGTGGAGATGTTCCTCGACGAACTGGACGCCGGAGATCGCTTCTCCTCGGCCAACCAAGGCGCGTCGTCCTGCGACGGCAGGGACGACGGCGGCGGTAACAAGCGTGGCAACTGGGCGGTGGACTGGGGCAAGGAGAAGCTGAACGAGTTGGGCCCGGGCACCGGCGGGTTCTGCTTCGGGGTGAGTCGCCGAGTCCACTCCTTTGATCTTATGATAGACGTAGTCCACCTCATCCATTCTGATCTGACTCTGGAATAG